One Littorina saxatilis isolate snail1 linkage group LG1, US_GU_Lsax_2.0, whole genome shotgun sequence genomic window carries:
- the LOC138961990 gene encoding uncharacterized protein encodes MLLQLDFAHLFSSNERTAVVAMKAHKLRYFPAGMDLAGICRKRKEAAASARLPAETMYEDCSHCVAKVTVCTCDGGKQCLRLKGVYSGCNIQLDTDTNTAEGGGLCWAMGTGACYVPMLEEGYKGGAAHKQAILGPSTFKHLCKIILIDPDVLVSRDSAGNTPLMLACAANEQTLGVIGFLLEQCPEDVVNAHNKEGLTALHFAVLNHRPGIVELLLNNGADVDAGVRKKGGKKYGLTPLHMSMYLSSDDCMKLLIDHGADVTVEVTKACHPSHGANLRRECLCGGCWSFGKHAFWYLMPPALIETHRFVSRGTVFNIAVERGDTTKASFLLERFTMEESIDINLADGSGMTPLARACAIVKTSTIKLLVRHGADVNLVATQYKSNRHVPPLHILMMHHRALAGEFVCNCCDKVVLCEESSINEALDALLASDNVNIHRGNGRGRTAFLEAAGRGHDHACRELLRMGADPLAGDYTGCSAMFLACQLQPEQDRLGVLACLLSAGVGHIFDKSVSTAGLVYRSKDCTTLTMLNNAGVFRRKDLQVLLREVESRPVPATEQEAEDEDQYRTKVKDLLSSPMSLLHSCLLHYSRRAGLRSPDERVEKLKELLADPKLDSKDEVDSGVFSDSEEESDSHDNKNFADVIGDAVHTFEAEDASGLGKKTTVIDPLGSEANKYAVWNMMKGKFRELHLIKM; translated from the exons ATGTTATTACAACTTGACTTTGCTCATTTGTTTTCCAGTAACGAACGCACAGCTGTCGTGGCGATGAAGGCACATAAACTGCGCTATTTCCCAG CCGGGATGGACTTGGCAGGGATCTGCAGAAAGCGAAAGGAGGCAGCCGCATCAGCTCGGCTACCAGCGGAGACGATGTATGAAGACTGCTCCCACTGTGTTGCAAAAGTCACGGTTTGTACGTGTGACGGCGGGAAGCAGTGCCTCAGATTAAAAGGTGTTTACAGCGGCTGTAACATCCAGCTGGACACAGACACGAACACAGCAGAAGGGGGCGGCTTATGCTGGGCTATGGGCACAGGAGCCTGCTACGTCCCCATGCTGGAAGAAGGTTACAAAGGGGGTGCAGCTCACAAACAGGCCATCCTCGGTCCCAGCACTTTCAAGCATCTCTGCAAAATCATCCTGATCGACCCCGATGTGCTCGTGTCGCGGGACAGTGCTGGAAACACACCCCTTATGCTGGCCTGCGCTGCCAATGAACAAACTCTCGGCGTCATCGGTTTTCTCTTGGAGCAATGCCCTGAGGACGTCGTCAACGCCCACAACAAGGAAGGCCTGACTGCTCTTCACTTCGCCGTGCTCAACCATCGACCTGGCATCGTGGAGCTGTTGTTGAACAACGGGGCCGACGTCGACGCTGGAGTCAGAAAAAAAGGCGGCAAGAAGTACGGCCTGACGCCTCTGCACATGTCCATGTACCTGTCGTCTGACGACTGCATGAAGCTCCTGATTGATCACGGTGCTGACGTCACAGTGGAGGTGACCAAAGCATGCCACCCGAGCCACGGCGCCAACCTTCGTCGTGAGTGCCTCTGTGGAGGGTGCTGGTCATTCGGCAAGCACGCCTTCTGGTACCTGATGCCTCCTGCGCTCATTGAGACCCACAGGTTCGTCAGTAGGGGCACGGTGTTCAATATCGCCGTGGAGCGTGGCGACACGACCAAAGCGAGCTTCCTGTTGGAACGCTTCACCATGGAAGAATCCATTGACATCAACCTAGCCGACGGGAGCGGAATGACGCCTCTAGCCAGGGCGTGTGCCATCGTCAAGACATCCACGATCAAGCTGCTTGTGAGACACGGTGCTGACGTCAACCTTGTCGCGACGCAGTACAAATCCAACCGGCATGTACCACCCTTGCACATCCTGATGATGCACCACCGCGCGCTGGCTGGTGAGTTCGTCTGCAACTGCTGTGACAAGGTTGTGTTGTGTGAGGAAAGCAGCATCAACGAGGCCTTGGACGCTCTGCTTGCCAGTGACAACGTCAACATTCACCGTGGGAACGGACGTGGCAGGACGGCTTTTCTGGAAGCTGCTGGTCGGGGTCACGACCACGCCTGTCGGGAGCTGCTCAGGATGGGAGCTGATCCTCTGGCGGGGGACTACACGGGCTGCTCGGCGATGTTCCTCGCGTGCCAGCTACAGCCTGAACAAGATCGTCTTGGCGTCTTGGCCTGCTTGCTGAGCGCAGGAGTCGGTCATATATTCGATAAGAGTGTTTCCACCGCAGGTCTGGTCTACAGGAGCAAAGATTGCACCACTCTCACCATGCTTAACAACGCTGGCGTCTTCAGGAGGAAAGATCTTCAAGTCCTGTTGCGTGAGGTCGAAAGCAGACCAGTCCCTGCTACAGAACAAGAGGCAGAAGACGAGGACCAGTATCGTACGAAGGTCAAGGACTTACTCTCTTCCCCCATGTCCTTACTGCACAGCTGTCTCCTCCACTACTCGCGCCGAGCCGGACTGAGGTCTCCAGATGAACGAGTTGAAAAGCTGAAGGAGTTGTTGGCAGATCCTAAATTGGATAGCAAAGACGAGGTGGACTCAGGCGTGTTCTCAGACAGCGAAGAGGAGAGCGATTCCCATGATAACAAGAACTTCGCTGACGTCATAGGGGATGCTGTGCACACCTTTGAAGCAGAAGATGCTTCTGGCCTCGGAAAGAAAACGACAGTGATCGATCCCCTTGGGTCCGAGGCTAATAAGTATGCGGTGTGGAACATGATGAAAGGCAAATTCAGGGAGCTCCATCTTATTAAGATGTAG